A window of Macrobrachium rosenbergii isolate ZJJX-2024 chromosome 15, ASM4041242v1, whole genome shotgun sequence contains these coding sequences:
- the LOC136846240 gene encoding zinc finger BED domain-containing protein 5-like, producing MERWIIRRTANKEGTSDTDNSVSETTDEIPSELPSTSPTSNIDKRQDKRKGKTSQYDQSSKPKLRKYQAEFIKFGFTSFTIDKMQYPQCVMCSKYFANESLKPVKMKRHLQSKHPSHADKPIEFFRRKEGRVAGSKTSASSENHHLCQSSDGII from the coding sequence atGGAGCGATGGATAATTCGTAGGACTGCAAACAAGGAAGGAACATCAGATACTGACAACAGTGTCTCAGAAACAACTGATGAGATTCCTTCCGAACTACCATCTACCAGTCCTACTTCAAATATAGATAAAAGGCAAGACAAACGTAAGGGTAAGACCTCCCAGTATGACCAATCATCCAAACCCAAACTTCGGAAATATCAAGCAGAATTTATAAAATTCGGATTCACTAGTTTTACCATTGATAAGATGCAGTACCCCCAATGTGTTATGTGCTCAAAGTACTTTGCAAATGAAAGCTTAAAGcctgtgaaaatgaaaaggcatttGCAAAGCAAGCATCCTTCTCATGCTGATAAACCAATAGAATTTTTCCGTCGAAAGGAGGGGAGAGTTGCAGGGTCAAAAACAAGTGCTAGCTCAGAAAACCACCACCTCTGCCAAAGCTCAGATGGCATCATTTGA